In Lagopus muta isolate bLagMut1 chromosome 6, bLagMut1 primary, whole genome shotgun sequence, one DNA window encodes the following:
- the RPS6KL1 gene encoding ribosomal protein S6 kinase-like 1 isoform X2, with the protein MSRPGRDYLVEAARQLRLALERDVSEDYEEAFNHYQNGVDVLLRGVQVEPNRERREAVKRKITQYLRRAEEIFTCHLQRALGDGSPGGTGYSSLRLRPVRTLRSAVDNLRRCRVLALIDKVQVVQDPATGRTFILKSLPKSFVETRTRQTIIPHGVPFMVKLLCYYASEDSIFLHLEHVQGETLWSHLRAKYCSQQGPSPSSGSLCTAVPPALQGHGGENSEDSTKGSSQGSSNQAAFTPSPSLSPSGLRRAPAAWGHGRTAWAVKEEQVQMWAAEILLALEGLHQQGVLCRDLNPRNLLLDTAGHIRLTFFGQWTEVEPQYCSQALEQLYSAPEVGGIAEPTEAADCWSFGSLLYELLTGVPLFQSHPTGIYPHTQLLLPEGLSLAATSLLTQLLQHNPKQRLGAGGGGISKLKSHSFFSTISWSKLVG; encoded by the exons ATGAGCCGGCCGGGCCGGGACTACCTGGTGGAGGCGGCGCGGCAGCTGCGGCTGGCGCTGGAGCGAGACGTCAGCGAGGACTACGAGGAGGCCTTCAACCACTACCAGAACGGCGTGGACGTGCTACTGCGCGGCGTGCAGG TGGAACCCAACCGGGAGCGGCGCGAGGCCGTGAAGCGGAAGATCACGCAGTACCTGCGGCGCGCCGAGGAGATCTTCACCTGCCACCTGCAGCGGGCGCTGGGCGATGGCAGCCCCGGCGGCACG GGGTACAGCAGCCTCCGCCTGCGGCCCGTCAGGACGCTGCGCTCGGCGGTGGACAACCTGCGGCGGTGCCGGGTGCTGGCGCTCATCGACAAG GTGCAGGTGGTGCAGGACCCGGCAACCGGCAGGACCTTCATCCTGAAG AGCCTCCCCAAGTCCTTCGTGGAGACCCGCACGCGCCAGACCATCATCCCACACGGCGTCCCCTTTATGGTGAAGCTGCTGTGCTACTACGCAAGTGAGGACTCCATCTTCCTGCACCTGGAGCACGTGCAGG GAGAGACACTGTGGTCCCACCTGCGTGCCAAGTACTGCTCTCAGCAGGGCCCTTCCCCCAGTTCTGGTTCCCTGTGTACTGCAgtccccccagccctgcagggccaTGGGGGAGAGAACAGCGAGGACAGCACCAAAGGGAGCAGCCAGGGCTCCTCCAACCAAGCTGCATTCACTCCCAGCCCCAGCCTCT CCCCATCGGGACTCCGCAGGGCTCCAGCCGCCTGGGGGCACGGCCGCACGGCCTGGGCTGTGAAGGAGGAGCAGGTGCAGATGTGGGCAGCAGAAATCCTCTTGGCTTTAGAGGGGCTTCACCAACAGGGCGTGTTGTGCCGGGACCTCAATCCCAGGAACCTGCTGCTGGATACAGCTG GTCACATCCGTCTCACCTTCTTTGGCCAGTGGACAGAGGTAGAGCCACAGTACTGCAGCCAAGCACTGGAGCAGCTGTACAGTGCCCCAG AAGTGGGGGGCATCGCAGAGCCGACTGAAGCGGCGGACTGCTGGAGCTTTGGGTCACTGCTGTATGAGCTGCTGACTGGAGTG CCACTGTTCCAAAGCCATCCAACAGGGATCTACCCTCACACACAGCTACTTCTGCCCGAGGGTCTCAGCCTGGCAGCTACATCACTACTTACTCAG ctcctgcagcacaaccCCAAACAGCGTTTGGGTGCAGGAGGAGGTGGAATCTCCAAGCTCAAGTCCCACTCTTTCTTCAGCACCATCTCTTGGAGCAAGCTGGTGGGCTAA
- the PGF gene encoding placenta growth factor isoform X1, whose protein sequence is MRLLGAFLRLLLAGALGAPPAPAPETRGTASAEAPVLTFKEIWNRSFCRPREQLVDIITEFPNEVEYIFRPSCVSLQRCGGCCGDEGLRCVPVQTGTVTVQLVKIKPNGEAPYVEAPYVEMSFTEHKQCECRPRQDLARPGRRRLKGRGKRRQDKKRRKDCELCGTPRR, encoded by the exons ATGCGGCTGCTCGGAGCCTTCCTGCGGCTGCTGCTGGCCGGGGCACTGGgagcgccgcccgccccg GCCCCGGAGACGCGGGGGACAGCCAGCGCGGAGGCGCCCG TCCTAACCTTTAAGGAGATCTGGAACCGTAGCTTCTGCCGGCCTCGGGAGCAGCTAGTGGATATCATTACCGAGTTCCCCAACGAGGTGGAGTACATCTTCAGGCCCTCCTGCGTCTCCTTGCAGCGCTGCGGGGGCTGCTGCGGTGATGAGGGGCTCCGCTGCGTCCCCGTGCAGACCGGCACGGTCACCGTGCAG CTTGTGAAGATAAAGCCCAATGGGGAGGCACCCTACGTGGAGGCACCCTACGTGGAGATGTCGTTCACTGAGCACAAGCAGTGCGAATGCAG gCCGCGGCAGGACCTGGCGAGGCCAGGCAG gAGGAGACTCAAGGGCCGAGGTAAGAGAAGACAAGACAAGAAGAGACGTAAAGACTGCGAGCT ATGTGGCACACCACGCAGGTAG
- the PGF gene encoding placenta growth factor isoform X4, translated as MRLLGAFLRLLLAGALGAPPAPAPETRGTASAEAPVLTFKEIWNRSFCRPREQLVDIITEFPNEVEYIFRPSCVSLQRCGGCCGDEGLRCVPVQTGTVTVQLVKIKPNGEAPYVEAPYVEMSFTEHKQCECRRRLKGRDVAHHAGSLRSAPGLAPASGA; from the exons ATGCGGCTGCTCGGAGCCTTCCTGCGGCTGCTGCTGGCCGGGGCACTGGgagcgccgcccgccccg GCCCCGGAGACGCGGGGGACAGCCAGCGCGGAGGCGCCCG TCCTAACCTTTAAGGAGATCTGGAACCGTAGCTTCTGCCGGCCTCGGGAGCAGCTAGTGGATATCATTACCGAGTTCCCCAACGAGGTGGAGTACATCTTCAGGCCCTCCTGCGTCTCCTTGCAGCGCTGCGGGGGCTGCTGCGGTGATGAGGGGCTCCGCTGCGTCCCCGTGCAGACCGGCACGGTCACCGTGCAG CTTGTGAAGATAAAGCCCAATGGGGAGGCACCCTACGTGGAGGCACCCTACGTGGAGATGTCGTTCACTGAGCACAAGCAGTGCGAATGCAG gAGGAGACTCAAGGGCCGAG ATGTGGCACACCACGCAGGTAGCCTCCGCTCTGCCCCTGGCCTCGCTCCTGCCTCTGGAGCTTGA
- the DLST gene encoding dihydrolipoyllysine-residue succinyltransferase component of 2-oxoglutarate dehydrogenase complex, mitochondrial, which yields MLLLWRSRCLGRALGRSVRTLRQGNCTLARRSLSGVAGSQGLAYIDSRKLIVNSSSVFTVRYFRTTAVHRDDVVTVNTPAFAESVTEGDVRWEKAVGDTVAEDEVVCEIETDKTSLQVPAPAAGVIEALLVPDGGRVEGGTPLFKLRKTGAAPAKAKPAAAPPPPPATPEPVAAAPPPPAAAPIPTTMPPVPPVSAQPIDSKPVSAVKPAAAPVAAPPGEPVPSKGARSEHRVKMNRMRQRIAQRLKEAQNTCAMLTTFNEIDMSNIREMRAVHKDPFMKKHNLKLGFMSAFVKASAFALQDQPVVNAVIDDTTKEIVYRDYVDISVAVATPRGLVVPVVRNVENMNFADIERAIYELGEKARKNELAIEDMDGGTFTISNGGVFGSLFGTPIINPPQSAILGMHAIFDRPVAVGGKIEIRPMMYVALTYDHRLIDGREAVTFLRKIKAAVEDPRVLLLDL from the exons GGCAACTGTACTCTGGCAAGGCGCTCCCTGTCTG GTGTGGCTGGCAGCCAGGGACTGGCCTACATTGACAGCAGGAAGCTCAT agtAAATAGCTCCAGTGTCTTCACTGTCCGTTACTTCAGAACCACAGCAGTACATA GGGATGACGTGGTTACGGTGAACACCCCAGCTTTTGCAGAGTCAGTCACAGAAGGAGATGTCAGGTGGGAGAAAG CTGTTGGAGACACAGTGGCGGAAGATGAAGTGGTGTGTGAGATTGAAACAGACAAG ACATCATTGCAAgttccagccccagcagctggtGTGATTGAAGCCCTTTTGGTACCTGATGGTGGCAGAGTGGAAGGGGGGACACCTCTGTTCAAACTCAGGAAAACTGGAG cTGCTCCTGCCAAGGCCaaaccagcagcagcccctcctcctcctcctgcaacACCTGAACCTgtagctgcagctcctcctcctcctgctgcagcaccaatTCCAACCACAATGCCACCAGTGCCACCTGTGTCAGCTCAGCCCATTGACAGCAAACCAG TGTCTGCAGTGAAGCCGGCTGCAGCTCCAGTGGCAGCCCCTCCTGGGGAGCCAGTGCCCAGCAAAGGTGCCAGATCTGAGCATAGG GTGAAAATGAATAGGATGCGTCAGCGTATCGCCCAGCGGCTGAAGGAGGCTCAGAACACTTGTGCCATGCTGACCACTTTCAATGAGATCGATATGAG CAACATCCGGGAGATGAGAGCTGTACACAAGGATCCTTTCATGAAAAAGCACAACCTGAAATTAGGTTTCATGTCAGCTTTTGTGAAAGCTTCAGCTTTCGCTCTGCAGGACCAGCCTGTTGTGAATGCAG taattGATGACACGACCAAAGAGATTGTGTACAGGGACTATGTGGACATCAGTGTAGCTGTAGCAACTCCCCGG GGTCTTGTGGTCCCTGTCGTTAGGAATGTAGAAAATATGAACTTTGCTGACATAGAGCGAGCTATCTATGAGTTGGGGGAAAAG GCACGGAAGAATGAACTGGCTATCGAAGACATGGATGGTGGCACTTTCACAATCAGCAATGGAGGGGTTTTCGGGTCACTCTTTGGGACACCTATCATCAACCCACCGCAGTCTGCTATCTTAGGCATGCATGCCATCTTTGACAGGCCTGTGGCTGTGGGAGGCAAG ATCGAGATCCGGCCCATGATGTACGTGGCACTGACCTACGATCACCGGCTGATTGATGGCAGAGAGGCAGTGACTTTCCTGCGCAAGATCAAGGCAGCGGTGGAGGATCCCCGCGTGCTGCTACTCGACCTGTAG
- the PGF gene encoding placenta growth factor isoform X2: MRLLGAFLRLLLAGALGAPPAPAPETRGTASAEAPVLTFKEIWNRSFCRPREQLVDIITEFPNEVEYIFRPSCVSLQRCGGCCGDEGLRCVPVQTGTVTVQLVKIKPNGEAPYVEAPYVEMSFTEHKQCECRPRQDLARPGRRRLKGRDVAHHAGSLRSAPGLAPASGA; encoded by the exons ATGCGGCTGCTCGGAGCCTTCCTGCGGCTGCTGCTGGCCGGGGCACTGGgagcgccgcccgccccg GCCCCGGAGACGCGGGGGACAGCCAGCGCGGAGGCGCCCG TCCTAACCTTTAAGGAGATCTGGAACCGTAGCTTCTGCCGGCCTCGGGAGCAGCTAGTGGATATCATTACCGAGTTCCCCAACGAGGTGGAGTACATCTTCAGGCCCTCCTGCGTCTCCTTGCAGCGCTGCGGGGGCTGCTGCGGTGATGAGGGGCTCCGCTGCGTCCCCGTGCAGACCGGCACGGTCACCGTGCAG CTTGTGAAGATAAAGCCCAATGGGGAGGCACCCTACGTGGAGGCACCCTACGTGGAGATGTCGTTCACTGAGCACAAGCAGTGCGAATGCAG gCCGCGGCAGGACCTGGCGAGGCCAGGCAG gAGGAGACTCAAGGGCCGAG ATGTGGCACACCACGCAGGTAGCCTCCGCTCTGCCCCTGGCCTCGCTCCTGCCTCTGGAGCTTGA
- the PGF gene encoding placenta growth factor isoform X3, protein MRLLGAFLRLLLAGALGAPPAPAPETRGTASAEAPVLTFKEIWNRSFCRPREQLVDIITEFPNEVEYIFRPSCVSLQRCGGCCGDEGLRCVPVQTGTVTVQLVKIKPNGEAPYVEAPYVEMSFTEHKQCECRRRLKGRGKRRQDKKRRKDCELCGTPRR, encoded by the exons ATGCGGCTGCTCGGAGCCTTCCTGCGGCTGCTGCTGGCCGGGGCACTGGgagcgccgcccgccccg GCCCCGGAGACGCGGGGGACAGCCAGCGCGGAGGCGCCCG TCCTAACCTTTAAGGAGATCTGGAACCGTAGCTTCTGCCGGCCTCGGGAGCAGCTAGTGGATATCATTACCGAGTTCCCCAACGAGGTGGAGTACATCTTCAGGCCCTCCTGCGTCTCCTTGCAGCGCTGCGGGGGCTGCTGCGGTGATGAGGGGCTCCGCTGCGTCCCCGTGCAGACCGGCACGGTCACCGTGCAG CTTGTGAAGATAAAGCCCAATGGGGAGGCACCCTACGTGGAGGCACCCTACGTGGAGATGTCGTTCACTGAGCACAAGCAGTGCGAATGCAG gAGGAGACTCAAGGGCCGAGGTAAGAGAAGACAAGACAAGAAGAGACGTAAAGACTGCGAGCT ATGTGGCACACCACGCAGGTAG
- the RPS6KL1 gene encoding ribosomal protein S6 kinase-like 1 isoform X1, with protein MSRPGRDYLVEAARQLRLALERDVSEDYEEAFNHYQNGVDVLLRGVQVEPNRERREAVKRKITQYLRRAEEIFTCHLQRALGDGSPGGTGYSSLRLRPVRTLRSAVDNLRRCRVLALIDKVQVVQDPATGRTFILKSLPKSFVETRTRQTIIPHGVPFMVKLLCYYASEDSIFLHLEHVQGETLWSHLRAKYCSQQGPSPSSGSLCTAVPPALQGHGGENSEDSTKGSSQGSSNQAAFTPSPSLCEQGLVFHPQNSVTTGEAKGCMLARTAQHEPRALSGQTASLTRGCAPAPSGLRRAPAAWGHGRTAWAVKEEQVQMWAAEILLALEGLHQQGVLCRDLNPRNLLLDTAGHIRLTFFGQWTEVEPQYCSQALEQLYSAPEVGGIAEPTEAADCWSFGSLLYELLTGVPLFQSHPTGIYPHTQLLLPEGLSLAATSLLTQLLQHNPKQRLGAGGGGISKLKSHSFFSTISWSKLVG; from the exons ATGAGCCGGCCGGGCCGGGACTACCTGGTGGAGGCGGCGCGGCAGCTGCGGCTGGCGCTGGAGCGAGACGTCAGCGAGGACTACGAGGAGGCCTTCAACCACTACCAGAACGGCGTGGACGTGCTACTGCGCGGCGTGCAGG TGGAACCCAACCGGGAGCGGCGCGAGGCCGTGAAGCGGAAGATCACGCAGTACCTGCGGCGCGCCGAGGAGATCTTCACCTGCCACCTGCAGCGGGCGCTGGGCGATGGCAGCCCCGGCGGCACG GGGTACAGCAGCCTCCGCCTGCGGCCCGTCAGGACGCTGCGCTCGGCGGTGGACAACCTGCGGCGGTGCCGGGTGCTGGCGCTCATCGACAAG GTGCAGGTGGTGCAGGACCCGGCAACCGGCAGGACCTTCATCCTGAAG AGCCTCCCCAAGTCCTTCGTGGAGACCCGCACGCGCCAGACCATCATCCCACACGGCGTCCCCTTTATGGTGAAGCTGCTGTGCTACTACGCAAGTGAGGACTCCATCTTCCTGCACCTGGAGCACGTGCAGG GAGAGACACTGTGGTCCCACCTGCGTGCCAAGTACTGCTCTCAGCAGGGCCCTTCCCCCAGTTCTGGTTCCCTGTGTACTGCAgtccccccagccctgcagggccaTGGGGGAGAGAACAGCGAGGACAGCACCAAAGGGAGCAGCCAGGGCTCCTCCAACCAAGCTGCATTCACTCCCAGCCCCAGCCTCTGTGAGCAGGGTCTGGTCTTCCACCCCCAGAACTCTGTGACCACTGGCGAGGCCAAGGGCTGCATGTTGGCAAGAACAGCTCAGCATGAGCCCAGGGCTCTCAGTGGCCAGACTGCCAGTCTGACCCGTGGTTGTGCTCCAGCCCCATCGGGACTCCGCAGGGCTCCAGCCGCCTGGGGGCACGGCCGCACGGCCTGGGCTGTGAAGGAGGAGCAGGTGCAGATGTGGGCAGCAGAAATCCTCTTGGCTTTAGAGGGGCTTCACCAACAGGGCGTGTTGTGCCGGGACCTCAATCCCAGGAACCTGCTGCTGGATACAGCTG GTCACATCCGTCTCACCTTCTTTGGCCAGTGGACAGAGGTAGAGCCACAGTACTGCAGCCAAGCACTGGAGCAGCTGTACAGTGCCCCAG AAGTGGGGGGCATCGCAGAGCCGACTGAAGCGGCGGACTGCTGGAGCTTTGGGTCACTGCTGTATGAGCTGCTGACTGGAGTG CCACTGTTCCAAAGCCATCCAACAGGGATCTACCCTCACACACAGCTACTTCTGCCCGAGGGTCTCAGCCTGGCAGCTACATCACTACTTACTCAG ctcctgcagcacaaccCCAAACAGCGTTTGGGTGCAGGAGGAGGTGGAATCTCCAAGCTCAAGTCCCACTCTTTCTTCAGCACCATCTCTTGGAGCAAGCTGGTGGGCTAA